Proteins found in one Anopheles aquasalis chromosome 3, idAnoAquaMG_Q_19, whole genome shotgun sequence genomic segment:
- the LOC126576318 gene encoding polyprenol reductase, with protein sequence MFPTWPVDLRSINLINFLFVNLILTVVVLGGLLATIEKHLPTAIRQTFRYGKHALKGTPPDRLVSLLEVPKAWFKHFYVFAALWSVAGFYYMLQAYLTGRPAPDYVINFLDTMATNRRPVRTTPTETMVAMTLITMQCLRRFYETWFVQVFSSKLKINLSAYLVGYIHYFCTVVTILSQAEGFTRAGPITLPTSAYRFEPTPGLAIAIGAFFYAWWHQYRANVILANLRKDRTGRVINQKHSLPTGDYFEVVSSPHMFFEIVMYVVLYGILHRNTSMAYVLLWVVSNQLMNSWLTHQWYREQFPDYPKQRRALIPYVI encoded by the coding sequence ATGTTCCCCACGTGGCCGGTGgatcttcgatcgatcaaccTGATCAACTTCTTGTTCGTGAACCTGATCTtgaccgtggtggtgctgggcggTTTGTTGGCGACGATCGAGAAGCATCTTCCCACCGCCATCCGGCAAACGTTCCGGTACGGCAAGCACGCGCTCAAGGGAACACCGCCTGATCGTCTGGTGTCGCTGCTCGAAGTGCCGAAAGCATGGTTCAAACACTTTTACGTCTTTGCCGCTCTGTGGTCGGTGGCGGGGTTCTACTACATGCTGCAGGCTTACCTTACCGGCCGTCCCGCTCCCGATTATGTGATCAACTTTCTCGACACGATGGCCACCAATAGGCGCCCGGTGCGTACGACCCCGACGGAGACGATGGTCGCGATGACGCTCATCACGATGCAGTGTTTGCGGCGCTTCTACGAAACCTGGTTCGTGCAGGTGTTCTCCAGCAAGCTGAAGATCAACCTGTCCGCCTACCTCGTGGGATACATACACTACTTCTGTACCGTCGTCACGATCCTATCGCAAGCCGAGGGATTCACCCGTGCGGGTCCCATTACGCTGCCCACCAGTGCGTACCGTTTCGAACCGACCCCGGggctggccatcgccatcggtgcaTTCTTCTACGCTTGGTGGCACCAGTACCGAGCGAATGTGATTCTGgcgaacctgcggaaggatcgtACGGGCCGGGTGATCAACCAGAAGCACAGCCTACCGACGGGAGACTACTTTGAGGTCGTTTCCTCACCCCACATGTTCTTCGAGATCGTGATGTACGTGGTGCTGTACGGGATTCTGCACCGTAACACCTCGATGGCTTACGTGCTCCTGTGGGTCGTCTCGAATCAGCTGATGAACTCCTGGCTCACGCATCAGTGGTACCGGGAACAGTTCCCCGACTATCCCAAGCAACGGCGGGCGTTGATACCGTACGTGATTTAA
- the LOC126576323 gene encoding signal recognition particle 9 kDa protein: MTLAAFGVLSKPPPTLLLLRRPKQRACITIPEESFPDHRSNYRRTVAKNPADRWKMVFVKSWEDFEIAAENMYMANPCQCRFTMKYTHARGAVVLKLTDNSKCVQYKTEVLSELKRIEKFSGNLIQMMASRE; the protein is encoded by the coding sequence ATGACGTTGGCTGCGTTTGGAGTGCTGTCAAaaccccctcccaccctcctcctccttcggcGACCGAAACAGCGTGCGTGTATCACGATTCCCGAAGAAAGTTTCCCGGATCACAGGAGCAACTATCGTAGAACCGTAGCCAAGAATCCCGCCGACCGCTGGAAAATGGTGTTTGTGAAATCGTGGGAAGACTTTGAGATCGCGGCGGAAAACATGTACATGGCCAACCCGTGCCAGTGTCGGTTCACGATGAagtacacgcacgcacggggcGCCGTGGTGCTCAAGCTGACCGACAATTCCAAGTGCGTGCAATACAAAACGGAAGTACTATCCGAGCTAAAGCGTATCGAAAAGTTCTCCGGCAACCTAATACAGATGATGGCCTCGCGAGAGTAA
- the LOC126574934 gene encoding flotillin-1 yields MVWGFVTCGPNEALVVSGCCHMKPLLVPGGRAFVWPSIQQVQRISLNTMTLQVESPTVYTSQGVPISVTGIAQVKIQGQNEDMLLTACEQFLGKPEAEIQHIALVTLEGHQRAIMGSMTVEEIYKDRKKFSKQVFEVASSDLVNMGITVVSYTLKDIRDEEGYLKSLGMARTAEVKRDARIGEAEARCDATIKEAIAEEQRMAARFLNDTEIAKAQRDFELKKAVYDVEVQTKKAEAEMAYELQAAKTKQRIKEEQMQIKVVERTQEIAVQEQEMQRRERELEATIRRPAEAEKYKLEKLAEANKARVVLEAEAEAEAIRVRGEAEAFAIAAKSKAEAEQMAKKAEAWREYREAAMVDMLLETLPKVAAEVAAPLSQAKKITMVSSGNGEVGAVKLTGEVLQIVNKIPELVKSITGVDISRSVHAG; encoded by the exons ATGGTTTGGGGATTTGTTACTTGCGGCCCGAACGAAGCGCTGGTGGTATCAG GATGCTGCCATATGAAGCCACTGCTGGTACCTGGTGGACGCGCCTTCGTGTGGCCATCGATTCAACAAGTGCAAAG AATCTCACTCAACACGATGACGCTGCAGGTCGAGAGCCCGACCGTGTACACGAGCCAGGGCGTACCGATCTCCGTTACCGGGATCGCGCAGGTTAAGATCCAGGGCCAGAACGAGGATATGCTGTTGACGGCGTGCGAGCAGTTCCTCGGCAAACCGGAGGCTGAGATCCAGCACATTGCGCTGGTAACGCTCGAGGGCCACCAGCGGGCGATCATGGGCTCGATGACGGTCGAGGAGATCTACAAGGATCGCAAAAAGTTCTCCAAGCAGGTGTTCGAAGTGGCCTCGTCCGATCTGGTCAACATGGGCATTACGGTAGTATCGTACACGCTGAAGGATATCCGTGATGAAGAG GGATACCTGAAAAGCCTGGGTATGGCCCGTACGGCGGAGGTGAAGCGCGATGCACGGATCGGCGAGGCGGAGGCACGCTGCGATGCGACAATCAAGGAAGCGATCGCCGAGGAGCAGCGCATGGCGGCTCGTTTCCTGAACGACACCGAGATCGCAAAGGCCCAGCGTGATTTCGAGCTGAAGAAGGCAGTCTACGATGTGGAGGTGCAGACGAAGAAGGCCGAGGCCGAGATGGCGTACGAGCTGCAGGCAGCCAAAACGAAGCAGCGCATCAAGGAGGAACAGATGCAGATTAAGGTGGTCGAGCGTACGCAGGAAATTGCCGTGCAGGAGCAGGAAATGCAGCGCCGTGAGCGTGAGCTGGAGGCCACCATTCGTCGTCCGGCCGAGGCCGAGAAGTACAAACTCGAGAAGCTGGCTGAAGCTAACAAAGCGCGCGTAGTTCTGGAAGCGGAAGCCGAGGCAGAAGCG ATAAGAGTACGTGGTGAAGCCGAGGCGTTTGCTATTGCCGCTAAATCGAAGGCCGAAGCGGAGCAGATGGCAAAGAAGGCGGAAGCTTGGAGAGAGTATCGTGAGGCAGCCATGGTCGATATGTTGCTCGAAACCTTACCGAAG GTTGCTGCCGAAGTGGCCGCACCATTGTCGCAGGCCAAGAAGATCACAATGGTCTCCAGTGGCAATGGGGAGGTCGGTGCCGTTAAACTGACCGGCGAGGTGCTGCAGATCGTGAACAAGATACCGGAACTGGTTAAATCCATCACCGGTGTCGATATTTCGCGG TCGGTGCACGCCGGTTAA